The Ahaetulla prasina isolate Xishuangbanna chromosome 4, ASM2864084v1, whole genome shotgun sequence genome has a window encoding:
- the TMEM88 gene encoding transmembrane protein 88, producing MSLDLSSAKAGPGSLECEGIPPGTSPLTPPPYAGEGALELRGSLDCWACAVLVTLQNLLVGALNLLLAGFVFGLILLPAGVLLGFGFLCHSKFLNTQEYYCADHLHDAAAVGLLVVGFTLLVPLLVLALAAYCRLARRLQLGYCLVPYSKAIYKNLPASRYHSVGCCGCCSQHLDAAGEKVWV from the exons ATGAGCTTAGACCTGAGTTCTGCTAAAGCTGGGCCGGGGTCCCTGGAGTGCGAGGGCATCCCACCTGGGACCTCGCCACTGACCCCCCCTCCTTATGCCGGGGAGGGGGCTCTGGAACTGCGAGGGTCTTTGGATTGCTGGGCTTGCGCGGTGCTGGTGACTCTCCAAAACTTGCTGGTCGGTGCGCTCAACCTCCTCCTGGCCGGATTCGTCTTCGGGTTGATTTTGCTGCCGGCTGGGGTCCTTTTGGGCTTCGGATTTCTCTGCCACTCCAAG ttcctgaACACCCAGGAGTACTACTGCGCCGACCACTTGCACGATGCAGCCGCCGTGGGCCTTTTGGTGGTGGGCTTCACCCTGCTGGTGCCCCTCCTGGTCTTGGCCCTGGCCGCTTACTGTCGCCTGGCGCGCCGCCTGCAGCTCGGCTACTGCCTGGTGCCCTACAGCAAAGCCATTTACAAGAACCTGCCCGCCAGTCGCTACCACAGCGTGGGCTGCTGCGGCTGTTGCTCGCAGCACCTGGATGCGGCCGGGGAAAAGGTGTGGGTGTGA